The following are from one region of the Prochlorococcus marinus str. SB genome:
- a CDS encoding AAA family ATPase, protein MNSWCRNLELLIKSRNSLIWIRTKEEERLEKLVNLSCERLNIKRFVSWDCVSGIKGLINEEGKFPNNPLGVLNWLKELNSEVSTALLVKDFHKFYDDPSIIRTIKELSLVLKKTCHSLIISSHLFPSSEELDELMAIVNLPLPDQGELKNLIKQIAINTNSNLEEQDLNELSIASSGLTEIKVKQITAKALAQRGKISKEDIKDILEEKKQVIARSEILEFFEAKSSQDDIGGLNVLKFWLNQRYRAFSKEARDYGLPIPKGVLLIGAQGTGKSLTAKSISKSWSMPLLRLDVGRLFSSLVGSSEARTREAILRAEAMSPCILWIDEIDKGFGGDARSDGGTSQRVLASLLTWMAEKESAVFVIATANAIDKLPAELLRKGRFDEIFFLDLPNSKERLSILDLHLKKRRPSYSFPLSTIIDRTDGFSGAELEQAVIEGMHISFSENRELMEKDLIKAVSELVPLSRTAKEQINLLKEWSTTGRARSAS, encoded by the coding sequence ATGAATTCTTGGTGCAGAAATTTAGAATTACTCATAAAATCAAGAAACTCATTAATTTGGATCAGGACTAAAGAAGAGGAAAGATTAGAAAAATTAGTTAATTTATCTTGTGAAAGACTAAATATAAAAAGATTCGTTTCCTGGGATTGTGTTAGCGGTATAAAAGGATTAATAAATGAAGAAGGTAAATTTCCTAACAATCCGTTAGGAGTACTTAATTGGCTTAAAGAACTAAATTCTGAAGTTTCAACAGCTTTATTAGTTAAGGATTTTCATAAATTTTATGATGACCCATCTATCATTAGAACTATTAAAGAACTATCACTAGTGCTTAAAAAAACTTGTCATAGTTTAATTATTAGTTCTCATTTATTTCCATCATCAGAAGAGTTGGACGAATTAATGGCAATAGTGAATTTACCTTTACCTGATCAAGGAGAATTGAAAAATCTAATCAAACAAATTGCTATCAATACCAATTCAAATTTAGAAGAACAAGACTTAAACGAACTTTCTATAGCTTCAAGTGGACTTACCGAAATAAAAGTAAAGCAAATCACTGCAAAGGCCCTTGCTCAAAGAGGGAAAATAAGTAAAGAAGATATTAAAGATATTCTGGAAGAGAAAAAACAAGTAATCGCCAGAAGTGAAATTTTAGAATTTTTCGAAGCTAAATCAAGTCAAGATGATATTGGTGGTTTAAATGTTCTAAAATTTTGGCTTAATCAAAGATACAGGGCCTTTTCTAAAGAAGCTAGAGACTATGGATTACCTATTCCCAAGGGAGTCTTACTCATTGGAGCTCAAGGAACAGGGAAATCGCTAACCGCAAAATCAATTTCTAAGAGTTGGTCGATGCCGCTGCTTAGGCTAGATGTTGGAAGACTATTTTCTAGCCTAGTTGGTTCAAGCGAAGCAAGAACAAGGGAAGCAATATTAAGAGCAGAGGCCATGTCTCCTTGTATCCTTTGGATCGATGAAATTGACAAGGGCTTTGGTGGCGATGCCAGAAGTGATGGAGGAACAAGTCAAAGGGTTTTGGCAAGTTTGCTAACGTGGATGGCTGAAAAAGAATCAGCTGTATTTGTCATTGCTACCGCTAATGCTATAGATAAACTTCCTGCTGAATTATTAAGAAAAGGTAGATTTGATGAGATATTTTTTCTTGATTTACCAAACTCTAAAGAAAGATTAAGTATTCTGGATTTGCACTTAAAAAAAAGAAGACCAAGTTACAGTTTTCCTCTTTCCACTATTATAGACAGAACAGATGGATTCTCAGGTGCAGAACTTGAACAAGCAGTGATAGAGGGGATGCATATTTCATTTTCTGAAAATAGAGAACTTATGGAGAAAGATTTAATAAAGGCGGTTTCTGAATTAGTTCCCTTATCTAGAACAGCTAAGGAGCAAATTAATTTACTAAAAGAATGGTCAACTACAGGGAGAGCTCGATCTGCATCATAG